In Simplicispira sp. 125, one DNA window encodes the following:
- the msrB gene encoding peptide-methionine (R)-S-oxide reductase MsrB yields MNYPIQKTEAQWQEALQAKNAEPGALAVTRHAATERPFTGKFEAHWQDGSYHCICCGNKLFDSGTKFDAGCGWPSFSQAVPGAIAEITDSSHGMRRTETVCAQCGSHLGHVFEDGPAPTGLRYCMNSASLDFAPDAS; encoded by the coding sequence ATGAACTATCCCATCCAGAAAACCGAGGCCCAGTGGCAGGAAGCGCTACAGGCCAAGAATGCGGAGCCCGGCGCCTTGGCGGTCACCCGCCATGCAGCGACCGAGCGCCCATTTACCGGCAAATTCGAGGCGCATTGGCAGGACGGCAGCTACCACTGTATCTGCTGCGGCAACAAGCTGTTTGACTCTGGCACCAAGTTCGACGCAGGCTGCGGCTGGCCCAGCTTCTCGCAGGCGGTGCCCGGCGCCATTGCCGAAATCACCGACAGCAGCCACGGCATGCGCCGCACCGAGACAGTGTGTGCACAATGCGGGTCGCACCTGGGCCACGTTTTCGAGGACGGGCCGGCCCCCACGGGCCTGCGCTATTGCATGAACTCGGCGTCGCTGGACTTTGCTCCCGACGCCTCCTGA
- a CDS encoding protein adenylyltransferase SelO, producing MNQSEDRPERADCGLAWRNSFAALGPAFHTPLQPTPLPAPYWVSTSAGLAQELGLAPEWLHSDAALHALSGNTPLHGSAPLASVYSGHQFGVWAGQLGDGRAILLGEVETPAGPMEIQLKGSGLTPYSRMGDGRAVLRSSIREYLCSEAMHALGIPTTRALCLTGSPEPVRREAMETAAVVTRVAPSFIRFGHFEHFAARGQLTELQTLADFVIEHHYPECQAGAGFDGNRYAALLQAVSERTAALVAQWQAVGFCHGVLNTDNMSILGLTIDYGPFQFLDAFDPGHICNHSDHQGRYAFQQQPAVVRWNLYRLGQALQPLIGDPAIAMAALDSFVALFPAEFMAHMRGKLGLAAAHESDSTLIDGILHLLADNAVDYTIFWRRLSHAVASGNHEPVRDLFADRAGFDRWLLSYSEHSALTGIALDANLMLNNNPQLVLRNHLAEQAIRAAQAGNFSEVHTLQALLERPFDEHPGFEAYTDFPPDWAQQLSISCSS from the coding sequence ATGAACCAGTCTGAAGACCGCCCGGAGCGGGCCGATTGCGGCCTGGCCTGGCGCAACAGCTTCGCCGCTCTGGGGCCCGCTTTCCATACCCCGCTACAACCGACCCCCCTGCCCGCCCCGTACTGGGTTAGCACCAGCGCAGGGCTGGCACAAGAACTTGGGCTGGCGCCGGAGTGGCTGCACTCCGACGCGGCATTGCACGCCCTGAGTGGCAACACCCCCCTGCACGGCAGCGCCCCCCTGGCCAGCGTATACAGCGGCCACCAGTTCGGTGTGTGGGCTGGGCAGCTCGGCGATGGCCGGGCCATCCTGCTGGGCGAAGTGGAAACACCGGCGGGGCCGATGGAGATACAACTCAAAGGCAGCGGCCTCACACCCTATTCACGCATGGGGGATGGCCGGGCAGTGCTGCGGTCCAGCATCCGCGAGTATTTGTGCAGCGAAGCCATGCACGCGCTGGGCATACCCACCACGCGTGCCTTGTGCTTGACGGGCTCGCCCGAGCCGGTGCGCCGCGAAGCCATGGAAACAGCCGCCGTGGTCACCCGCGTTGCGCCCAGCTTCATCCGGTTTGGGCACTTCGAACATTTCGCCGCGCGCGGGCAGTTGACCGAGCTGCAAACGCTGGCGGATTTCGTGATTGAGCACCATTACCCCGAATGCCAGGCGGGAGCGGGTTTTGACGGCAACCGCTACGCAGCGCTGTTGCAAGCAGTGAGCGAGCGCACAGCAGCCCTGGTGGCGCAGTGGCAGGCGGTTGGCTTTTGCCACGGCGTGCTCAACACCGACAACATGAGCATCCTGGGCCTGACCATCGACTACGGCCCCTTCCAGTTTCTCGATGCATTCGATCCAGGCCACATCTGCAACCACAGCGACCACCAGGGGCGCTATGCCTTCCAGCAGCAACCTGCCGTCGTGCGCTGGAACCTGTACCGGCTGGGCCAGGCACTGCAGCCGCTGATTGGCGACCCGGCCATCGCCATGGCTGCATTAGATTCTTTCGTTGCCCTCTTTCCCGCAGAATTCATGGCACACATGCGTGGCAAGCTCGGGCTGGCGGCGGCGCATGAGAGCGACAGCACGCTGATCGACGGTATTCTTCACCTGCTGGCCGACAATGCTGTGGACTACACCATCTTCTGGCGCCGCCTGTCGCATGCGGTGGCGTCGGGCAACCATGAACCAGTGCGCGACCTGTTTGCTGATCGTGCAGGTTTTGATCGCTGGTTACTATCGTATTCAGAGCATTCAGCGCTTACTGGTATTGCGTTAGATGCCAATTTGATGCTAAACAATAATCCACAGCTTGTTTTGCGCAACCACCTTGCAGAGCAGGCCATTCGCGCTGCACAGGCCGGGAATTTTTCCGAAGTACACACACTCCAAGCCTTGCTCGAGCGTCCGTTCGACGAACATCCGGGCTTCGAGGCGTATACCGATTTCCCGCCCGATTGGGCCCAGCAACTTTCCATCAGCTGCTCATCATGA
- a CDS encoding AraC family transcriptional regulator encodes MPFKGVIGRTSSAAWVKGVADMMSAQGLDTRSLFAQAGIDIAVLQDPTARIPADAFSQVWELAVAQSGNSHLGLDRPLAARYGYLDVVGHALASAPCLRAGFELLARQMAVVSDAATFALQKEDTQGFWLILGHIGTARPVPRQRVEYGMLTLLMLCQWLTRQKVEPLAVEWVYPAPANPAPLRVAFGVPMRFDQPASRMLLARQDMLSPIPTYNPSLWDLHGRLVQERLDELGQTHISTRVRSELARVLHQGGEPRRDVIAARLHLSDRTLQRRLLAEASSFAQLLDATRCELARQYLGDAHRSLGEVADLLGFADQSNLFRACRRWFGMPPGQYRAQLPANGPSSHHPG; translated from the coding sequence ATGCCTTTCAAGGGGGTGATAGGCCGCACCAGCTCCGCCGCATGGGTCAAAGGTGTGGCCGACATGATGTCGGCCCAGGGCCTGGACACCCGATCACTGTTTGCACAGGCAGGCATCGATATCGCTGTGTTGCAAGACCCCACGGCCCGCATTCCCGCCGATGCCTTCAGCCAGGTATGGGAGCTGGCCGTAGCGCAGTCGGGCAACAGCCATCTCGGGCTCGACCGCCCGCTGGCCGCGCGCTACGGCTACCTGGACGTGGTGGGCCACGCACTCGCATCGGCCCCCTGCCTGCGCGCAGGGTTTGAGCTTCTGGCGCGCCAGATGGCCGTGGTGTCAGACGCCGCCACTTTTGCACTGCAGAAAGAAGACACCCAGGGGTTCTGGCTGATCCTTGGCCACATCGGCACCGCCCGCCCGGTGCCACGCCAGCGCGTGGAATACGGCATGCTCACCCTGCTCATGCTGTGCCAGTGGCTCACACGCCAGAAGGTCGAACCGCTGGCCGTGGAATGGGTTTATCCGGCTCCCGCCAACCCGGCACCGCTCCGGGTTGCTTTTGGCGTGCCCATGCGCTTTGACCAGCCCGCCAGCCGCATGCTGCTGGCCAGACAGGACATGCTCAGCCCGATTCCCACGTACAACCCCAGTTTGTGGGACTTGCATGGCCGACTGGTCCAAGAGCGGCTGGACGAGCTCGGCCAGACCCACATCAGCACGCGCGTGCGCAGCGAACTGGCGCGCGTTTTGCATCAAGGAGGCGAGCCGCGCCGCGACGTCATCGCGGCGCGCCTGCACTTGTCCGATCGCACCCTGCAGCGCCGTCTTCTGGCCGAGGCCAGCAGCTTTGCACAACTGCTGGACGCAACCCGGTGCGAGCTGGCCCGCCAGTACCTGGGCGACGCGCACCGCAGTCTCGGCGAAGTGGCTGACCTGCTCGGCTTTGCAGACCAAAGCAATTTGTTTCGCGCCTGCCGACGCTGGTTTGGCATGCCTCCAGGGCAATACCGCGCCCAGTTGCCAGCGAACGGCCCGTCGTCCCACCACCCGGGATAG
- a CDS encoding carboxylesterase family protein codes for MMKLRFLMQWCGLALLAGTVAGCGGTLGTDAPELRATTYGVIRGVNDSAVSGTYAWKGIPFAQAPVGALRWQPPVEPAAWPGVRDVRTFGNACLQIGRIYGPGANNRFDDSIAQTLNTPVGSEDCLTLNIWRPASSQERLPVVLFLHGGSAISGYTADPVYDGAMLARTANAVVVTANYRLDVLGYMQMPQLGGGSASYTGNYALLDHMQALKFLQKNAATFGGDPGNVTLMGQSAGAINALALLAAPQAKGLFHKIIPISGGLSLAENLPKGTIPTLNPVAKYSAQSSLLLAHLIVDEGLAADLPAAQTLAGAWSSARVGEYLRGKDGKLVLQTVLKYGLGGSGPIPDGVFLPVNPMAEIAAGRYNKVPALVGSTGQEGKLFAPFLALLGGKPGMKIDDATRFRMMQAFDPDAPPTLTAADILDPSYLPVTAPGTGYNAKTDLLGALFTGASRDNLLQSLRSQQDNVWAYQFNWSQEPAPWNDVYGSAHAFDLPFVFGNFGPSVFARAVNSRANQPGRLALATAMMGSLGAFLRTGNPNNAALGKTWEPAPRIWLFDADLSDLRMGQK; via the coding sequence ATGATGAAGTTGCGGTTCTTAATGCAGTGGTGTGGTCTTGCCTTGCTGGCAGGCACGGTGGCCGGTTGCGGTGGAACGCTGGGTACGGATGCGCCCGAGTTGCGTGCGACCACCTACGGCGTGATTCGGGGGGTGAACGACAGTGCCGTTTCGGGCACCTATGCATGGAAAGGCATTCCTTTTGCACAAGCGCCTGTGGGGGCGCTGCGCTGGCAGCCTCCGGTGGAACCCGCCGCCTGGCCAGGCGTGCGCGATGTGCGTACTTTTGGCAACGCCTGCCTGCAAATAGGCCGTATTTATGGGCCCGGTGCGAACAACCGGTTCGACGACAGCATTGCGCAGACACTCAACACGCCGGTGGGCAGCGAGGATTGCTTGACGCTCAATATCTGGCGCCCGGCAAGTTCTCAGGAGCGCCTGCCCGTGGTTCTGTTTTTGCATGGGGGCAGCGCCATCTCGGGTTACACAGCCGACCCGGTATATGACGGTGCGATGTTGGCGCGCACCGCGAATGCCGTGGTGGTGACGGCAAACTATCGCCTTGATGTGCTGGGCTATATGCAGATGCCCCAGCTGGGTGGTGGCTCGGCGTCCTATACCGGGAACTATGCGCTGCTGGACCACATGCAAGCGTTGAAATTCCTGCAGAAAAACGCCGCAACTTTTGGTGGTGACCCGGGCAACGTGACCCTCATGGGGCAATCGGCGGGCGCAATTAATGCATTGGCATTACTGGCCGCACCGCAGGCCAAGGGTCTTTTCCACAAGATCATCCCGATCAGTGGCGGTCTTTCGTTGGCTGAAAATCTGCCAAAGGGAACTATTCCGACCCTGAATCCGGTGGCGAAATATTCGGCGCAGTCGAGTCTGCTGCTCGCTCACCTGATCGTGGATGAGGGTCTGGCAGCAGATCTTCCTGCTGCCCAGACGCTGGCAGGTGCGTGGTCGTCGGCCCGGGTTGGGGAATACCTGCGCGGCAAGGACGGGAAGCTCGTACTGCAGACCGTCCTCAAGTACGGCTTGGGAGGGTCGGGACCGATTCCCGATGGCGTTTTTCTGCCTGTCAATCCAATGGCAGAAATAGCGGCGGGCCGTTACAACAAAGTTCCCGCATTGGTGGGCAGCACGGGTCAAGAGGGTAAATTGTTTGCACCTTTCCTGGCGCTGCTGGGCGGAAAACCGGGGATGAAAATAGACGATGCGACGCGCTTTCGCATGATGCAGGCGTTTGACCCCGATGCGCCGCCAACGCTCACGGCGGCAGACATCCTCGATCCGTCGTATTTACCGGTCACAGCCCCTGGTACTGGCTACAACGCCAAGACCGACCTTTTGGGTGCGCTTTTTACCGGCGCTAGCCGCGATAATCTGCTGCAATCTTTGCGCTCCCAGCAAGACAACGTATGGGCATATCAGTTCAACTGGAGTCAAGAGCCCGCACCTTGGAACGATGTGTATGGCTCAGCCCATGCATTTGATTTGCCATTCGTATTTGGTAACTTTGGTCCTTCGGTTTTTGCTAGGGCAGTGAACAGCCGGGCCAATCAGCCTGGGCGTCTGGCACTCGCCACTGCAATGATGGGGAGTCTGGGAGCATTTTTGCGAACGGGCAATCCAAACAATGCGGCACTGGGCAAGACGTGGGAGCCGGCGCCTCGGATCTGGTTATTCGATGCGGATCTGTCTGATTTGCGCATGGGCCAGAAATAG
- a CDS encoding Crp/Fnr family transcriptional regulator has translation MFCTTPSADRFIACQPWFTSIPTDLQEQLRRDVYAIGGAKGDVMLPAGSAVEGWHAVLSGLVLLQSPACKGRASAFIGVSDGDWFGEGSAMKPEPRKYEVVALRPTQLLCLPQPLFATLRETSLAFNQFLVLHMNLRLGQAMAIIEAGRMRSTEHRVALYLSRLFWRSTRRLNLTQEEIGQLCGLSRQTVNRVLRTLEASGIVSLDFGRVAIVDDNALAAHLKATAGD, from the coding sequence ATGTTTTGCACCACCCCCTCGGCGGATCGCTTCATTGCATGCCAGCCGTGGTTCACCTCGATTCCCACTGATCTGCAGGAACAGTTGCGTCGCGACGTGTATGCCATCGGCGGTGCCAAAGGCGATGTCATGCTGCCTGCAGGTTCTGCCGTGGAGGGCTGGCACGCCGTGCTCTCGGGACTGGTCTTGCTGCAAAGCCCTGCATGCAAGGGGCGCGCATCGGCTTTCATCGGCGTGTCCGATGGCGACTGGTTCGGTGAAGGCTCTGCCATGAAACCCGAGCCGCGCAAGTACGAAGTGGTGGCCCTGCGCCCGACCCAGCTGCTTTGCCTGCCACAGCCTCTGTTCGCTACGCTGCGTGAAACCAGCCTGGCTTTCAACCAATTTCTGGTGCTGCACATGAACTTGCGGCTAGGCCAGGCCATGGCCATCATCGAAGCGGGTCGCATGCGCTCAACAGAACACCGCGTGGCGCTGTACCTCAGCCGTCTGTTTTGGCGCAGCACGCGCAGGCTCAACCTCACACAGGAAGAAATCGGCCAGCTGTGCGGCCTTTCGCGCCAGACCGTCAACCGCGTGCTGCGCACTCTGGAAGCCTCAGGCATCGTGTCGCTGGACTTCGGACGGGTGGCCATCGTGGACGACAACGCGCTTGCGGCGCACCTCAAGGCCACAGCCGGCGACTGA
- a CDS encoding ABC transporter substrate-binding protein, translating to MLNKRRVLGVLASLALLAPWGALHAGPGVTDSEIVIGQSLGLTGPLAAMAPELVNVTKTYLDGINAQGGIHGRRIRIVTEDDGYKPENTVRLVGKMVAEDQVFALMNLTGTANVGAILPLLAKETPPVPLISPFTGADLLREPAINHVFNVRASYGDEVEKLVQHLTTLGVPRISVLWMNNGFGKDGLTGARKSMEKRGLKLHSDAPIQADSSDVQQAVQALSASAPDAIIMITAGAPTVTFIKAYRKVSRAARFYTTSVMGSQSTIQALGPDGVGVVVTSVVPFPWSHSLPVAREYRAVLKKAHMEESVSFIGLEAYINAKVLVEGLRRAGKDLTRPRFIQALESLQHFDVGGFEVDYGKGVRQGSRFVDLTIIGAGGKFTR from the coding sequence ATGTTGAACAAGAGACGCGTGCTGGGTGTGCTGGCCTCACTGGCATTGCTGGCGCCCTGGGGTGCGCTGCATGCGGGGCCGGGCGTAACCGACAGCGAGATCGTCATTGGCCAGTCACTGGGGTTGACCGGCCCGTTGGCCGCCATGGCCCCCGAACTGGTGAATGTCACCAAGACGTATCTGGACGGCATCAATGCCCAGGGCGGCATCCATGGGCGGCGCATCCGGATCGTGACCGAGGACGACGGCTACAAACCGGAAAACACTGTCCGGCTGGTGGGCAAGATGGTTGCAGAAGATCAGGTATTCGCTTTGATGAACCTGACTGGCACCGCCAATGTAGGTGCCATCCTGCCCTTGCTGGCCAAGGAGACCCCGCCCGTACCGTTGATTTCGCCATTTACCGGGGCCGACCTGCTGCGGGAGCCGGCCATCAACCATGTCTTCAATGTCCGCGCCAGTTATGGCGACGAGGTCGAGAAGCTGGTGCAGCACCTCACCACCCTGGGTGTACCACGCATCTCGGTGCTTTGGATGAACAACGGTTTTGGCAAGGATGGTTTGACGGGTGCACGCAAATCCATGGAAAAACGTGGGCTCAAGCTGCACTCCGATGCACCCATCCAGGCCGATTCCTCCGATGTGCAGCAAGCGGTGCAGGCCCTGAGCGCCAGCGCACCCGATGCCATCATCATGATTACCGCGGGTGCGCCGACGGTGACTTTCATCAAGGCCTATCGCAAGGTGAGCCGGGCAGCCCGTTTCTACACCACCTCGGTGATGGGGTCGCAGTCCACCATCCAGGCACTGGGGCCCGATGGCGTGGGTGTGGTGGTGACATCGGTCGTGCCATTTCCATGGAGCCACAGTCTGCCTGTGGCCCGGGAATACCGCGCTGTGTTGAAGAAGGCCCACATGGAGGAATCAGTGTCTTTCATCGGCCTGGAGGCCTATATCAATGCCAAGGTGCTGGTCGAGGGACTGCGCCGCGCCGGCAAGGACCTGACACGGCCCCGCTTCATCCAGGCCCTGGAATCCTTGCAGCATTTTGATGTGGGCGGGTTCGAGGTGGACTATGGCAAAGGGGTGCGCCAAGGCTCCCGCTTCGTGGATTTGACCATCATCGGTGCGGGTGGCAAGTTCACCCGTTAG
- a CDS encoding 3-(methylthio)propionyl-CoA ligase has translation MLGLMQSQPLLISSLIEFAERHHGDGEIVSRRVEGDIHRYTYRDLAARSRQLANALDKQGLAFSDRVASLAWNGYRHMEMYFGVSGSGRVLHTINPRLHPEQIAWIINHAEDQVLCFDMSFLPLVQAVHAKCPTVKKWVALCDADKLPADTGVPGLISYEAWIAPQSTEYAWPQFDENTASSMCYTSGTTGNPKAALYSHRSTTLHAYAAALPDVMCLSARDAVLPVVPMFHVNAWGIPYSAALTGCKVVFPGPAMDGKSIYELIEAERVTYAAGVPTVWQMMLGHMKPAGLKFSTLKRTVIGGSACPPAMITAFQDDFGVEVLHAWGMTEMSPLGTLCTLKNKQLDLSKDEQMKIRQKQGRAIFGVDMKIVDGNGDELPWDGKTYGDLLVRGPWILGTYYKGESPLVEDAQGRGWFPTGDVATIDANGFMQITDRSKDVIKSGGEWISSIDIENIAMAHPAVAMAACIGMPHPKWDERPIVAVTLKQGAEVTREELLRFFEGKTAKWQIPDDVVFVEAIPLGATGKMLKTRLREQLKDYRLPSL, from the coding sequence ATGCTGGGTTTGATGCAGAGTCAGCCATTGCTGATTTCGTCGTTGATTGAATTTGCCGAGCGCCACCACGGCGATGGGGAAATTGTTTCGCGGCGTGTGGAAGGCGATATTCACCGCTACACCTACCGTGATCTGGCGGCGCGCTCGCGCCAGTTGGCCAACGCGCTGGACAAGCAAGGGTTGGCGTTCAGCGACCGTGTGGCTTCCCTGGCCTGGAACGGCTATCGCCACATGGAAATGTATTTCGGCGTGAGTGGTTCGGGCCGTGTGCTGCACACCATCAACCCGCGTCTGCACCCCGAGCAGATTGCCTGGATCATCAACCACGCAGAAGACCAGGTGCTGTGTTTTGACATGAGCTTCCTCCCCCTGGTGCAGGCTGTGCATGCCAAGTGCCCCACGGTGAAGAAATGGGTGGCACTGTGCGATGCCGACAAATTGCCGGCAGACACGGGCGTCCCGGGGCTGATCAGCTATGAGGCATGGATTGCCCCCCAATCGACCGAATATGCCTGGCCGCAGTTTGACGAAAACACGGCGTCCAGCATGTGCTACACCAGTGGCACCACAGGGAACCCCAAGGCTGCGCTCTACAGCCACCGCTCGACCACGCTGCACGCCTATGCAGCCGCATTGCCCGATGTGATGTGCCTGTCGGCCCGCGATGCCGTTTTGCCCGTGGTGCCCATGTTCCACGTCAACGCCTGGGGCATTCCGTACTCTGCGGCGCTGACCGGCTGCAAGGTTGTTTTCCCCGGTCCGGCGATGGACGGCAAGTCGATCTACGAATTGATCGAGGCCGAGAGGGTCACCTACGCTGCGGGCGTGCCCACGGTCTGGCAGATGATGCTGGGCCACATGAAGCCCGCCGGCCTGAAGTTCTCAACGCTCAAGCGCACCGTGATTGGTGGTTCGGCCTGCCCACCGGCCATGATCACCGCCTTCCAGGACGATTTTGGTGTCGAGGTGCTGCACGCCTGGGGTATGACTGAAATGAGCCCGTTGGGCACCCTGTGCACGCTCAAGAACAAGCAGCTCGACCTGTCCAAGGACGAGCAGATGAAGATCCGCCAGAAGCAAGGGCGGGCTATCTTCGGCGTGGACATGAAAATCGTGGACGGCAATGGCGACGAATTGCCCTGGGACGGCAAGACCTATGGCGACCTGCTGGTGCGCGGACCGTGGATTCTCGGAACCTATTACAAGGGGGAGAGCCCGTTGGTCGAAGATGCCCAGGGCCGGGGCTGGTTCCCCACGGGCGACGTGGCCACCATTGACGCCAATGGCTTCATGCAGATCACTGACCGCAGCAAGGACGTGATCAAGTCGGGTGGCGAATGGATCAGCTCCATCGATATTGAAAACATCGCCATGGCGCATCCGGCCGTGGCCATGGCTGCCTGCATTGGCATGCCGCACCCCAAGTGGGATGAACGCCCGATTGTTGCCGTCACGCTCAAGCAAGGTGCGGAGGTCACGCGCGAGGAACTGCTGCGGTTCTTCGAAGGCAAGACTGCGAAATGGCAAATCCCGGACGACGTGGTGTTCGTCGAGGCCATTCCTTTGGGTGCGACCGGCAAGATGCTCAAAACAAGGCTGCGTGAGCAGCTCAAGGATTACAGGCTTCCAAGCCTGTGA
- a CDS encoding branched-chain amino acid ABC transporter substrate-binding protein, whose translation MKFAIKTVAASLLLASATGAFAQKGETVKIAWMDPLSGLMAAVGTNQLKSWQFLAEEFSKKNVAGVKYEIIGIDNKLSPQETSSALRSAIDQGVRYVVQGNGSGPALAIMDALEKHNARNPGKEVLYLNYAAVDPDLTNSKCSYWHFRLDADTSMKMEALTTYMKDVPEVKKVYLINQNYSHGHQVSKYAKEMLKRKRPDVQIVGDDLSPLAQVRDFSPYIAKIKASGADTVITGNWGSDLALLIKAANDAGLNNVNFYTYYGSVSGTPTAMGANAAGRVYMVAYAHMNLPGPLNQIVVDYKKKFNDDMYTGAVYHGFAMLSEAFAKAKSTEPAKVAPVLEGMKFKSFNGEVEMRKTDHQLQQGLFISKWEKAGGKNPIDSEGTGYTFVPVKYYEPYVASTPTSCQMKRPS comes from the coding sequence ATGAAATTTGCTATCAAGACCGTAGCTGCTTCCCTTTTGCTGGCAAGCGCTACAGGTGCTTTTGCTCAAAAGGGTGAAACCGTCAAAATTGCCTGGATGGATCCTCTGTCTGGCCTCATGGCAGCGGTCGGTACGAACCAGCTCAAGAGCTGGCAGTTTCTGGCAGAAGAGTTCAGCAAGAAGAATGTCGCGGGCGTGAAGTACGAGATCATCGGCATCGACAACAAGCTCAGCCCGCAGGAGACCAGCAGCGCCTTGCGCTCTGCCATCGACCAGGGCGTGCGCTACGTGGTGCAGGGCAACGGCTCGGGCCCTGCGCTGGCCATCATGGATGCGCTGGAAAAGCACAATGCCCGCAATCCCGGCAAGGAGGTGCTGTACCTCAACTACGCTGCGGTGGACCCTGACCTGACCAACAGCAAGTGCAGCTACTGGCATTTCCGCCTCGATGCCGACACTTCCATGAAAATGGAAGCGCTGACCACTTACATGAAGGATGTGCCAGAGGTCAAGAAGGTTTACCTGATCAACCAGAACTACTCGCACGGCCACCAGGTTTCCAAATACGCCAAGGAAATGCTCAAGCGCAAGCGCCCCGACGTGCAGATCGTGGGTGACGACCTGTCGCCACTGGCCCAGGTGCGTGACTTCTCGCCCTACATCGCCAAGATCAAGGCTTCGGGTGCCGATACCGTGATCACCGGTAACTGGGGCTCCGACCTGGCGCTGCTCATCAAAGCTGCCAACGATGCAGGCCTGAACAACGTCAACTTCTACACCTACTACGGCTCTGTCTCGGGCACGCCCACGGCCATGGGTGCGAACGCCGCAGGCCGCGTGTACATGGTGGCTTATGCCCACATGAACCTGCCTGGCCCGCTGAACCAGATCGTGGTGGACTACAAGAAGAAGTTCAACGATGACATGTACACCGGCGCCGTGTACCACGGCTTTGCCATGCTGTCCGAAGCCTTTGCCAAGGCCAAGTCCACCGAGCCGGCCAAGGTGGCCCCCGTGCTGGAAGGCATGAAGTTCAAGAGCTTCAACGGCGAGGTCGAAATGCGCAAGACCGACCACCAGCTCCAGCAGGGCCTGTTTATCTCCAAGTGGGAAAAGGCCGGTGGCAAGAACCCCATTGACTCGGAAGGTACGGGCTACACCTTTGTGCCCGTGAAGTACTACGAGCCCTATGTGGCCAGCACGCCGACGTCGTGCCAGATGAAGCGCCCTTCCTAA
- a CDS encoding branched-chain amino acid ABC transporter permease: MNPEFFVISTLNGVSYGLLLFMLSSGLTLIFSMMGVLNFAHTSFYMLGAYFAYTISSVVGFWPALVLAPLAVGALGALFERYSLRRVHKFGHVPELLVTFGLSYLILELVQLVWGRSTVPYGLPEQLQGPLFTIYGTQFPKSRSFIMLVALVMLVSVWLLLTRTRIGLVIQAALKHPEMVQSLGHNVPRVFMLVFGGGCALAGLAGVIGGNTYVTEPAMAGSVGSIIFVVVVVGGMGSLAGAFLASLIIGLVQTFAVAMDQSLATGLQALGMAVTEETFGWPLLKLTISQVAPILPYLFLVLILIFRPKGLLGTRED; the protein is encoded by the coding sequence ATGAATCCTGAGTTTTTCGTCATCTCGACGCTCAATGGCGTGAGCTATGGACTGCTGCTGTTCATGCTCAGTTCGGGCCTTACGCTGATCTTCAGCATGATGGGCGTGCTCAATTTTGCGCACACCAGTTTCTACATGCTGGGGGCCTATTTCGCCTACACCATCTCCAGTGTGGTCGGGTTCTGGCCGGCCCTGGTTCTGGCACCCTTGGCAGTGGGTGCCCTGGGGGCGCTGTTCGAGCGCTACAGCCTGCGCCGCGTGCACAAGTTTGGGCATGTGCCCGAGTTGCTGGTCACGTTCGGCTTGTCGTATTTGATTCTGGAACTGGTGCAGCTGGTGTGGGGGCGATCGACCGTACCCTATGGCCTGCCCGAACAGCTACAGGGGCCGCTCTTCACCATCTACGGCACGCAGTTTCCCAAATCGCGCTCCTTCATCATGCTTGTCGCCCTGGTCATGCTGGTCTCGGTATGGCTGCTGCTGACGCGCACACGCATTGGCCTGGTCATCCAGGCAGCCCTCAAGCACCCCGAGATGGTGCAGTCGCTGGGCCACAACGTGCCGCGCGTCTTCATGCTGGTGTTTGGCGGCGGCTGCGCGCTGGCTGGCCTGGCGGGGGTGATTGGTGGCAACACCTATGTCACCGAGCCTGCCATGGCGGGATCGGTGGGTTCCATCATCTTTGTGGTGGTGGTGGTGGGCGGCATGGGCTCGCTGGCGGGTGCCTTCCTGGCATCGCTGATTATCGGGTTGGTGCAAACCTTTGCCGTGGCCATGGACCAGTCGCTGGCGACCGGCCTGCAAGCGCTGGGCATGGCAGTGACCGAAGAAACCTTTGGCTGGCCTTTGCTCAAACTCACCATTTCGCAGGTAGCTCCCATCCTGCCGTACCTCTTTTTGGTGCTGATTTTGATCTTCCGCCCCAAGGGCCTTTTGGGCACGCGGGAGGACTGA